Proteins from a single region of Methanotorris igneus Kol 5:
- a CDS encoding CDP-2,3-bis-(O-geranylgeranyl)-sn-glycerol synthase, producing MDIIGLVFTSFWYILPAYIANATACIFGGGTPLDLGKNFIDGRRLVGDGVTFKGTFSGVLCGTIAAILQGVILNLKIVNVPMVFYSNIFEYTFLGFLLSSGALFGDMVGSFIKRRLGIKQGNPAPILDQLNFVFGAILFTYPFSPIPLNMVITICIITPVIHLTSNIIAYKLKIKKVWW from the coding sequence ATGGATATTATTGGGTTAGTTTTTACGTCTTTTTGGTATATTTTGCCAGCATATATTGCAAATGCTACTGCATGTATATTTGGGGGAGGAACACCATTAGATTTAGGAAAAAATTTTATAGATGGAAGAAGGTTAGTAGGGGATGGTGTAACCTTCAAAGGAACTTTTTCTGGAGTATTATGTGGAACTATAGCGGCAATTTTACAGGGAGTTATATTAAATTTAAAAATAGTTAACGTTCCAATGGTATTTTATTCGAATATATTTGAATATACTTTTTTAGGGTTTTTGTTATCTTCTGGGGCACTTTTTGGGGATATGGTTGGTAGTTTTATAAAGAGGAGATTGGGAATAAAGCAGGGTAATCCAGCGCCAATATTGGACCAATTAAACTTTGTTTTTGGAGCTATACTTTTTACGTATCCGTTTTCACCGATTCCATTGAATATGGTAATAACAATATGTATAATTACCCCAGTAATTCACTTAACATCAAATATCATTGCATATAAACTCAAAATTAAAAAAGTTTGGTGGTAA